In a genomic window of Bradyrhizobium ontarionense:
- a CDS encoding SDR family NAD(P)-dependent oxidoreductase, which yields MSHPALAPDHTAVVTGGASGIGLAAAMRFADLGMNVCIADADETRLREARARLIAVAKGGEARIMTVKVDVSRRNDVIDLEQAVRTRFGAVDVLMNNAGIQPGSKMLGPQENWQRILGVNLWGIIHGSQVFAPDMIAQGRPALIINTGSKQGITTPPGDPAYNVSKAGVKAFTEALQHELRNTADCKATAHLFIPGFVFTPLTANGRVEKPAGAWTPEQTVDFMLERVAAGDFYVLCPDNDVPRALDERRILWAAGDLVENRPPLSRWHADHADAFAAFAKKSP from the coding sequence GTGTCCCACCCTGCCCTCGCCCCCGACCACACCGCCGTCGTCACCGGAGGCGCCTCCGGCATCGGCCTTGCGGCCGCAATGCGCTTTGCCGATCTCGGCATGAACGTCTGCATCGCCGATGCCGACGAGACGCGGCTGCGCGAGGCGCGCGCGCGGCTCATCGCCGTGGCCAAGGGCGGCGAGGCCAGGATCATGACCGTCAAGGTGGATGTGAGCCGGCGCAACGACGTGATCGATCTGGAACAGGCGGTGCGGACCCGCTTCGGCGCGGTCGACGTGCTGATGAACAATGCCGGCATCCAGCCGGGCAGCAAGATGCTCGGCCCGCAGGAGAACTGGCAGCGCATTCTCGGCGTCAATCTGTGGGGTATCATCCACGGGTCGCAAGTGTTCGCGCCCGACATGATCGCGCAAGGCCGTCCGGCGCTGATCATCAACACCGGCTCCAAGCAGGGCATCACCACGCCGCCCGGCGATCCCGCCTACAACGTGTCGAAGGCCGGCGTGAAGGCGTTCACCGAGGCGCTGCAGCACGAGCTGCGCAACACGGCTGATTGCAAGGCGACGGCGCATCTGTTCATCCCGGGCTTCGTGTTCACGCCGCTGACCGCCAATGGCCGGGTCGAGAAGCCCGCGGGCGCGTGGACGCCGGAGCAGACCGTCGACTTCATGCTGGAGCGCGTCGCGGCCGGCGACTTCTACGTGCTGTGTCCCGACAACGACGTACCGCGCGCGCTCGACGAGCGGCGCATCCTGTGGGCCGCCGGCGATCTCGTCGAGAACCGTCCGCCACTGTCGCGCTGGCATGCCGACCATGCTGATGCGTTCGCCGCCTTCGCAAAGAAATCGCCATGA